The following is a genomic window from Anopheles stephensi strain Indian unplaced genomic scaffold, UCI_ANSTEP_V1.0 ucontig53, whole genome shotgun sequence.
GAGCCGTGTTTGAAGCAATCCGAATCGCATCCCGATACATATCCGAGGACCTTCTCCGAACGGAAGGTAGCTAAAATTGTTCTTAAAATCATTCTTAAATGAAAATCGTTCCGGTTGAAAGTCGAGTGGGTTTGGGAAGTAATCGGGATCGTTTTGGAAGGCTAGATTCGGTAGAATTACTCCAATCCCTTCCGGAAGGATGGATCCGTTCGGTAGTTGATAGGGTTGTGTCGTTATTCTGTGCAGCGTTGCCACCGGTGGATACATTCGAAGTGTCTCTAGAAGAGTAAAAATATATCATGAACGATTTACAAACATCTTTCTAAGGAAAATCGTACCGTTTATGATCGATCCAATGTACTCCATCTCCATCACGGCATCGTACGAAAGCGTATTGTCGTATTTAGCCAGTACATCACGAACACATTTCCTTGCTTCGTCCTGCACTTCAGGATGCTTGGCTAGCAGATGCAAGGCACACGTTATGGTGGTCGCGGACGTTTCGAATccggcaaagaaaaacacaaatgcTTGTGCGGCAATCTCTTCGAACGTTAAGCATTCCCCATTTCCAGCACCATTCTCCTTCATCATGTCGATCAGAAGCTGCATAAAGTCATCCCTTCGTACGTTGTTTTCCTCACGATAGCGAATCGTGTCCCGGACAACGTTCAGGAAAAAGTCGGACACATCTTTGTCGTTAAACCGTATCCCGAGGGCTCGCGCCTGCTTCCGGAACATCATGGCGAAGAACACTTTCAGTGCCTTTAGCTTGGGAAGGTTTATCATACGTTTGCCCATCACCCGGAACTGAGAGTTTGGGTTGTCTATGCTGTTACAGTCGATTCCGAACGCGCACGATCCGATCACGTCGGTCAAGAACCGTGCAAGAAGCTCCTTGATATCGAGTCGCTGTTCTTGGGTGCATCGTTCTGCCAGATACTGATCCAATCGGTTGCCTACGTCCACTATCGTGTGGAACATTGCTTTCAACTTCCCGGACGTAAAGGTTGGTGCCAGCTTCGAACGCAGCTTTCTCCATCGGTTACCCTCCATGAAGAAGAGATTAGCAGATAGTGGATCAACCTCTTCATTGCTGTACACTCCGCGATCGATAAAGTAGTTAAAATCTTTCACAAGGATCGTCCGGGCAAACTCAGGCGACAGGACCAACAGCACCGGATCGCGGAAGAAGTAAATCCCCACATAATCACCACGCGACTTCAGCTTCCTGTACAGCTTTTCAATAATGTGCGCAAAGTGTATGGTTGGCTTCAGTGTATCGGGTACGTTTCCAGCCGGGAAGGATGGCTCCAGATAAGGCACCTTAAGATCCGCCCAGAAACGGTAACGTTGCTTGAAATGTAGATACACCCACAACAGACCAAGGCTGGCCACTAAAAGTAGATGAACGAACATGACTACAGCTAGCACAGTACTGCAACTGAATTGCCTCGTGAGTGGTTTTACGTCATGCAGTACAATAACTCGTTGCAAGTGATTTGGAATCGATTATTTCACATTTTATCAGCGATAATCGTTGCTGATTGCCGCATAATTACCGTTTACCGTGTATTCGAAGCAGATAAACAAGGTCCGGAATGGTttgacgtttgtttgtttacatccgCGCACAACGGTTGGTCATACGGTCATCGTGacgtaatttaaatttaatttaaaaaatcgttTTTATTATATCATCTAGGGTAATATCGCGAAAATTGGAGATCGTTTAAAGAATTACCTCTAAGATTCATCATTTATTCGTATTACCCTCCACTGAACGTTCCACATTCAGCCAAACTGCTCCCGCCGGTCCGTGCATTAAGTTGATCGGATCAATCAGCAGCGGTCGATCAAAATCGCTCTCATCCATCGTAAAATTGTAGCTCCTCAACAATATCGCCAGCCCTAGACGCGTTTGCAGTATCCCGAAACGTTTCGCAATGCACATCCGTGGCCCATCGCCAAAGGGAAGATAGCTTGGGCAGCTCTTCCCAAACGTTTTGTCCTCGAATCGTTCCGGTTTGAAGGCGAACGGATCGGGGAAAAAGGCCGGATCGTGATGAAAGGCAAGGTTCGAGATGATTACGCCAACACCAACCGGGAGGATTTTGCCATTCGGAAGTTGATAGGGTTGTGAGGTCATACGATGGATTGTCGCTACCGGTGGATAGAGGCGAATCGTTTCTGAGAAAGAAGAGATGTTTCGATTAGGATGATTGAGTGGCGGTGGTTGAATATGCATCCGTACCGTTTATAACACACTGGATGTAGTCCATCTCCATAACTGCTTCGTACGTCAGCTCATTACCATACTTAGCCAGCACGCTTCGAACGCACTTCTTCGCCTTCCGTTGTGCCTTGGGATATTTAGCCAGCAAGTGCAATGCGCACGTGAGTGTCGTGGTGGAAGTTTCAAATCCTCCGAAAAAGAACACGAACGCCTGTGCGGCGATCTCTTCGAACGTTAGAACCTCACCCGAACCTGCGCCATCCGGTTTCATCATATCGATCAAAAGCTGCATGAAGTCATCTCTACGAATACCTTTCGCTTCTCGATAGCGGATCGTGTCTCGGACGACCTTCATGAAGAATTCGGACATTTCCTTATCATTGTATCGTATTCCTAGCGCTCGCGCTTCCTTCTGGAACATCATGGCGAAGAACACTTTGAGGGATTTCAGCTTGGGAAGGTTAATCATGCGCTTGCCCATCACCCGGAACTGAGAGTCTGGATTTTCCAACGTATTACACTCGATCCCGAACGCACACGATCCAATCACGTCAGTCATAAAGCGTGCCAGGAGCTCCTTGATATCTATTCGTTGTAAGCAAACGCACCTTGCAGCTAGATGCTGATCCAGCCGATTTCCCACATCCACTATCGTGTGAAACATTGCCTTCAACTTCCCGGACGTAAACGTTGGTGCCAGTTTCGATCGTAACTTTCTCCATCGAGTTCCATCCAAAAAGAAGAGATTAGCCGACAGTGGATCATCCTGCTCGTTGCTGTACACTCCACGAtcaacaaaataattaaaatcctTCACGAGAATCGTCCGAGCAAACTCAGGCGACAGAACCAACAGCACCGGATCGCGGAAGAAGTAAATCCCCGCATAATCACCACGTCCTTTCAACTTCTTGTACAGCTTCTCGATTAGGTGTGCAAAGTGTAAGGAAGGACTGAAGATGTCCGCCACGTTTCCAACCGGGAAGGATGGCTCCAGGTACGGTACATCACGTTTAGACCAGAAGCGGTACCGTTGCTTAAAGTGAAAGTAAAGCAAAGCGAAGCCAAAACAGGCCACCAACACGACAGCAATTAGCATGGCTGGGGACGTCACAACACTGAAACCGAACCACTCGAAGGGAACACCATTTATCGGAGTCGAATTGTTGCACATTATTATCGCTCTGCGTTGTGGCTGATTGCAACACGGTGCGTGGAGAATCGATACTGTCCAGATGTTGAAGTGCACGTTGGACAATGGTGATGAAGGGTTTTTGGGATACAGTTCGCTGGTTAGCTGTAAGGTGGGTAAGCGTCAATCAACAGAGTGGACCAAAGTCGACTATTAAGAGCTTAAAAAACGAGTTGAAATAGGAGAAAGTGATAAATGTGattaaattgcatacatttaggggctTTTAAGTTTTATTGTGTTTAATCAACCTGAATCGAATACCATTTCAGTCGCATCAAAACCTTCTCAATTTATTGactaatttgcaatcgtttcaTCTAGTTcgttttgatttaatttgaatCCGGTCAAGCAAATCTTGTCCATCCTACGCGTAAACTCTACAAGAATCTTCACAATCTtcaaatcgaacaaaaaaaaaagcggaatcGCTCCGGATCACGCGAGACTCCCTCAAACACACCCGAACTCTGTACCCATAATCGTTTTGTGGAACGCAGCTCTTGTCAAACTGTGCTGACTTTTTACGACTCCGGACCCACCGGGGGGTCCGGGACAGAAGCAATCGCAACTCTTGGAAGTATAAAAGCTTTCATCTGTTTCCCGAAAATTGGGTTAATCCTCTCGGCTCGCTGTTCCCTAGTGCTGTAGAGACATAAAAAGAGACACGTGTTTGTCGCTTCCGCAATGCTCTGCCCAACAGTCTATCGCTTCACATTGCCTTTCATCATCACCGGCGTCTTGAGAGTGCACATCCAAGCAGCCGTGCCCTTCCAGGTGCACGCGAATGTGGAAAGTGAAAATTGTTTAGCAGAAAACGGGACGCCGAGAAAGGACGTCCGACGCACGTCACGGTTGGTTGGTAGCTCCGTTTAACCTAATTTATATTCCGGCGCACCTTCGAGCTATCGTTCTGCTGTTTCCCGAACGGCCTCGAAGGAAGCGTCAGTTCACATTTATTTACCGTCCTGTCGATAAATGGGAATCGGTTTTCGATGAGCAATCGGGTCGGGAATGGAACAGGTGAGTGGCGAGCAGTGGTCCAAACAATCCAGTTTGTTATTGATGTATTTTAGCAGGCAAACAGTTGGCCAGTATCCTGTAGCTCTCGAACCTTCGGGCTACTGTTTATGCTTGCGGTTAGTCTCCGGTGTGACCTTCGAAAGGTGGCGGGACTCGCTGGAACGCGAGGGCCGTACTCGATAAATTTCTGTCCCAAGTCTCACACCCGAAACCCCACTAAACGTGCAACAGGATGGCAGTTTTGGGAGTGGtaaagcaaaatttaagatgttgcctttttttcggttggcAATGCTTTACGGTGGTGAGCACACGGTGAGAACTGACCGATTCTTCTCTCCAGGGAGCTGTACGTGCCTTTGGGAAAGGTTTGGACCGGGCTTTGGTGGCGATAAAGTGAAGGTAATTTATTCTTCATGATAGCCAGCCAGCTAAAAGCGCAAAGAGAATACCAAACCTCCTCGTGTGGGCAGATTTGTGACTAGCGGGAATGATCGATTGATAGCGGGATTGGACAGATTTGTCAAAAAAAAGGACCATTTGATAAACTTACGCCACTGCAAACGGGATCCATTCGAGTGAAATGGATTAAACGGATTGACGACGATATCGGAAGTCGGAAGTCGAGCGAATGAATTGATTCTTTTATCGCTACTTCCCGGCTGGACGGGAGAATGCTGATTAGGGCAATCGTAAATCATCGCGTCCCGGAGAAAGAATCGGAGGACATGATAAGGCTGATACGGTTGTTTACGGTTCATGTAGTTTTAAAAGATTGCATCGATTGAAGGGGGATTGATGGGTTTGATAAATGATTCTCTTTATGGGGAGCGAATCAGTGTGTTTTGACTATAAAATATACGGTTAAGATGGCGGAAGACTCTTCCTGGATTTGATGAGATAAGAGATCCAATACCTTTGGTGTATATCCAGGAGCTTTTGTGGTTAATTCGTGCATGGAGAGAATCGTTTTTCACCCTTAAGTTTAATCAGACATATCAGAACTTAAATAATTTTAGAATCCTGAAGTTCCAAGAATTTTAGGCTAGCGCTAGAACTTTGATTTGAGGTACTTTTAGGTATATCAGCTCTAAAATGTTCCCTCGCCCAGGGCGATTCAATTAATTACCATTAAACCACCATCGCTTCTGGCAGCAGCATAATCGCACCAAACCGTTTAACCGAAGCCCACGGAAGCCAAACCGATAGTAGGTGATGCGTTCCGTAGATAACCATCGTCCAATGCTGGCACATGATAATGCAGTCGGGTCCAGTTctgtgctactgctgctgctgcttgtcgAGTGGTCATTTACTCCCGCTTCGAGCCATCTAGTGAGCGTTGATGCGCCCGAAGAAACGTTGCAGCTGAACGCACTTGCACCGTCTGTGATCGTAATTGAAAGTGCACCACAGACATCCACATTCGCTTCTGTACTATTCTTTTCCCCCACTGGGATAGAAGGAGCAGGCCTGCCGAGGAAGAAGGGAAATTAGCTCAGTCACCGGGGTCATTTCCGGAGGCTGTCTCTAGTATTTCAAAGGCTGCAGCAACGTGTTACATTAACCGGGATCCGTTCCGATGTGGATGGGCGCATCTCGCCGTTGTTGGAGTATGCCGCAGTAATTAGCTTTTAGCCACCCGGGCGCTGTCCCTGTGGATGACATGGTTCAGtggttgaaatgaaaatggtaGGCCAACCTGTCTGGCTGGCATCAGGTGTTGGAATTTGGAGCTCTGGGTTTCTTCGTCGGGACTCGGCTCCTTGATAGAgttaatagaaaaaaactaGTGGACTTTAGACCAAGTAAAGATGCTCTTAAACGTATCTGAACGTCAAgtgaaataaattacaaattaTCTCAAACTACTGCTTGAACTTCAGAACCTTCAATTTCCATTCTCATACCATGGTCCGGTCAGTTTAAGCAAACAGCTTGTCTGCTCggggcaacagcagcaaacattcAGCTCCATTCTTCCGTTTACTAGGTTAAAAACATAAACTCTCTTCACCTCCGGCTAAGATAATAGCGTTTACAAAATGGAGCAACTAAAAGGTGAAAAACTCCTCCAAACCACCCAACCTACAGTACTGGCTGGCTATCTGGCGTTGATGGTGCAGCTGTTTTCCCAGAACCAGAAACAAATGTTGTTATTCGCTAAACAAGCTTTTGCACCTTTTTTACCCTCGCAAGATAAGTTTACTCCTGGATGGCCATCCAGCCGGTCGGTTCAAACCCAGGGCGATGGCGTTTACGTGCAACAGGAGGCCAACCACGGAATCAGACCACGGACTCTTTACGCTACACAACCAGAATCCCAAACAGAAACGTTCTTCTACAAACGCCTTGCATCCAACGTGCAGCGTGCGCTTCAGCATGGAATGCAATTGCAACTTTTTATTCTGTAGCACGGGAATATTTAGCGCCACACAAAGCATGGCGGCCCCGGTTTGCTCGACAATAGTAAAGCTTCATCTCCCGGCATGCCATTTCCCGGTACgctttgcttcatttttcgcTTGTGAGGTGCAGGTGCTAAACATTAGTTTATTATGGGAAGCTGGTTTGGTGTCCGAGACATTGAGGTGGTGATCTTCCTCAGTGTCTGTGAAGGAAGAATTATGGGATTGTTTGTGATTTTGTATTTCTTAAGTCAATTCCACGTAAGGTAATGGTGCTggttggaaaaaaggaaacatattGCTTAACAGTATGTAACAATTATGTACAAAGTGTTATCTTGTTGAAGAGAGTGTTTATGCTCTTCTTTTCATCCATAAAAGAAGGATTTTACACCTTTACGACTGGATGTAGGCAAAGTTAAtaaacgcctgaaggtatgcaatatatAAATATGATTATTTCTGAGGTAAACATAACGCTTGGGAATGACAATAATCATAATGTTGACTCGCCAACAAGAGTGTTTgctcaaatatttatttattaacaatACACGGATTGCAGTTTCTTCCAGTATGAGGAATTTTCGGAAAGAAGCGCCTAACACTATGCAATTTGTAAATAGTTTTACATTTCTTAAACCAACCTAATATAACCTAGAAAGTTACATACTTACAGTTTGTATTTGATTTATAATCGGACAGTTTCAAACGTCTGTTTGTAGGCAATATTATACGACAAGCTTATAAATGAGCAATTTCAAATAGTTTTCGTAATAGATTCTAACGTCCATAATCAAAATCTCTTCCTCCAAATTCTCTTTCTGAAGGCATTTCTACATGACAGTAATGGATTTTTTCGAAAACCAATACAAAATAGCTACCGGTTTTGTCCGAAACGAATGAATTTTAATCAGACGACAATAAAGCATTCCGGCTGCTGCAGAACGAACATCATCCGGCTTCTAGTAAGACAGCTCGCATCGCTTCTTATCTGACCTTAATCGGGAATTTGCAACCTCAATCAAGTTTAGACATTCCTAGTGGAGAAACCTGGGACGGACATTTGGTGATGCGAAGTAAGGGGAACCAACCCCGTAGCCTTTtagcaataaaaaagggaatgaAATATGGAGCATTATTGTAACCGGGGGGCAACAAAAGTTGAACGAACGGTCGTTTATTGCGTTGACTTGTTCCCTTTAAATCCATGATCATAATGTCCAAATAGTGGACATTAGTCTTACAAGTTGTTTCAATTTGGATCCGTATTCAAAGCTTTTTTGTATACTTTATGCTGCTTTTTATTGCCACAATAACAAAACACAGTATAAGATAACTAAACACGAATATTACAATAATTTTCTTACGTCAACAGCAATGATTGACCGAAGCTGTGATTGGCAAGCTTCGTAGAATTGGTTTTATCGCGTCATAGCAAATGTCAACTCTCTTGTTTCAACCGTTTGTGCACGGATTATGGTAGTCCGCTTTTGCTACATTGTAACCGAATGGCATCACAATACGACGAAGCATATCATTTTGCATACCATCGTCCAATCCGACGGCAATCATGAGCAAACTCCCACTACAGCTGACATTTGACACCCATCCAGTCCAGTACCCGATATTTGGTGCATGTATCGGCGAAATGTAGACTACCAATAAATCATTTCGTAGTGCGTCCGGGACCGTGAGGGAGAAGAATATACAAATCATCAGGTCCGGAGCAAGGGCTCACGGCGAGTTGTTCCGGTTGAACAAATGGTGCTTAAGATGGAGTAGGAAAAGCATATGGAAGCGAGGATagacacactcgcacacacacacacacacacacacacacacacacacacacacacacacacactgttgtaATCTTTTGGAATGTCACCGGCATTGGGTGAGCTGCTACAATAGCCTGTAATCCTGGATGAAAAGTGTAGTTCCGTTTGTACTTGCCTGATGAAGTTTGCTTTTAGTTcaaggttttcctttttttgtattagGCGAGTGCTGTGATGTTTGAGGTTTGGGGAGAAAAAATGGATCTGGGTCAAGATTTTGCGAACGGTGGAAAGTTACATGAAGTTTTTGCTAGACtggtagaaacaaaaaatggattaCCCTTTCAGGATCAATTATAGCGTGACGTGTTTTTGGTTAAAACGTAATTGATAGTCCTAAcgagtaaaaattaaaatgaatagAAAGCTTATCATAGTGGAGTGATATAATCAATTTTATATGAATTTCAAATAAGGAATATATATTACAGGAATATGGATTACagtataaaaaaaagtaatttaaatataaaatcttGAAAGAAGAACTATTTCTTAGTAGAAACTAccaaaggaacgaaaaacaaatgttaaaaaatagtaaaagaaACCtttaagcaataaaaaataaataaaacgataTGATTACATAAACGTAGGTTATCGGTAAACGGTTATCTAAAATAAGTAAATCCTTTAGATAACCTtctagaagaagaaagaaaacgagcAATCATAAAAATCATTGAAATTTGCACcatataattaaaaataattcaaaaattcaataaGTTACTTCCAAATTTAAACAGTACCAAGataattttacatttaaaaataacaagGAAGGACAAACCCCAAATtgataataacaataacataGCTAATGTAACTAGGTACATTAAGTTAATAAAcagtataaaaaataataaaattggtAATAAAATTAGAtaataaaacaagcaaaatagATAAGGACGAAGATAGGCAATTGAAAATAGAAGTCAAAATAAGTCAAATCTGTTATACCAATAATAAACAAATCGTAAATTATAATCGAATGAAAggaaactaaaataaaactggaaaaataaataatgaacgTAACATTCAACTAGAATTCCGTTcaataataatataataatagaCTAATATAGTAAACCAAGCCAACtataaagaagaaaagagaatCGTTTCATGAAATAAATCCCAAAGAgttaaataaacgaaaaagtaaaataaaaatagcgGCAAATCAAATCACTTAAAAACACCTGTTCTTCGGTGTAAAGTACTAAATAAAATTCTTTATTTTCCtatccaaacacacacaaaagcgagCTGGAAGAAAGATCGAAAGGATATCATCACAAAACATCTGTTTTTCCAACTTCCAATAAGAAACTTACTCCAGCCAAGCACAAGTGAGAAGCACAAGTGAGTTCAATCCGAACGTCTATTACTTCCCCTTTTAAACAGCTAAAGCGGATCCAGCCCTTTATCACACAACTTCCGCTTTTCCACGGGCTTTCCCGGGTGGTGAAAATTGCGAAAGTGTCGAAAAGGTTCATACGTACGTACCTGCACAGTGGGTGGCATTTCCTTCcgtcgaacaaaaaaaaaaaaggaacggatGCAGCTCTTTCTCAACAAcgacgctgatgatgatgatgatgacgacaaGGAAAAAGGCATTGTTGTACAGCAAAGAATGGCAACGATCGTCGTGGGGGGCAATAACGGCGCTGCTTCCGGTTGGGAAGAACCTGCTTCTTAGTCGAAAGGATAGGAAAGCGGCTTAACAATTATTGTCGCCAACAGGTTGCTTCGACGACATTGTGATTCGATGCTTTTCATGGCGCAAACTGGTGCGCTGCGAATGGCATGGGATGGAATTTTCACGAACCGCTTGATTTGGTGCTGGTACAGTCGTTGGGAGCGCCATCGAAATGCGGGAAGTTGTTAGCGTGATTGTTCGCTGTGTGCATCGCGATTTGGAGGGCGATCGATTTTGTGTGCGCCTGATGCAGCGTCGCAACAGTCAAACAAACACGTTCAATTGCATGTTTACCTTCtctggaaaaaagggaacgctAGACAACGGTAGGAAAATTCCTAGAAAGCTTAAAGAGCGAAGGAGCGCGTGCGAATGAGAGAGCGAtatgtaaatttttaatacCACCCACTGAAGCAACCGACCGCTTACGGGCCCCCGGTTTGTTATGTGTTTTCCACCTTGAAAAGCAACGGAAATTGGAAGCTTTCCTAGGAGCCGCACAGCATTCAAGTCTCGTATGAGCACAGTTCCGGTTCAATTTGTGGATTCATTACTCTCCAGTCTCGTCGCAGCGGGCTAAAACGGGCTCCTCTGCTAAAACCAACctaaagcaagcaaaaaacctTCCCAGACTCGTACCTCTGTTACAGAGTATGGAGAAAAAACCGTCCATTGCGAGAGCTGCAAGCTTTTTCCTGTTGCCCCATTGCGCTCGATGGTAATTTGTTTAGGCGTTTCGTTGCCTGTGTCTTCATTTATTTCCGCAGCCGTGACGTCAACGGTGCTGCGGTTGAAGCAAAACGTTCGTTTGCAACAGCTTCCGTAGACGCGTCAATGTAGGCACAGCCTGTACTGCTGCTCGCTGTGGAAGCCGGAAATGGGAACATCAGGAAATGGTGTCTGCAGAATGATTAGGCATTGAATGGCGTCGGCGAATGTGGGTGCGAAGACGTTCATTACCCTGGGAACGTACATTGGTATGCGTCTTTGTGTCAAGTGCAATAAATTATGGTGCCGGATGTGTGAGCAGCGGATTGATTTTAGTGGGAATCGTCACAGTTGTGTGAGGTGTTGTGCTgaggtttgcttttgcttggTCGGCAGGGTGTTCTAGGTGTTGCTATTTGAGAAAAGCCTATTTAAGATACTTTTGCGGAAAACAGTCAAGAACTTACGGTCACAGGCTTTAACCCAGAATTCAGAAGGTGAACTTTCCGAATGTCTTATACGGCAATGGCCTGGTGAGCCTAAAAAGCAATGAGGACACCCTGACGAATTGTGTTGAGATAAAGAGATACTAGCCAATCGACCAGCCTGATCATGTCTACCATATAATGACTGGCTAGACATAATGATCCCACTTTGATGGATTGTCAGTCCACACTACGGAGGATCggttcagatgggatttgatttccgatcctggcgtgtgaagaccggcgacgCTATTGCCACTGGGCTATCTCACTGGACTGCGTCCGCTATTGGACCGGTTCACAATCGCCACGGGACTCCAAATGCTTCAGGGAGGTTGACTTCGAATTTGTAAatcgattgcatacatttgggcgACCTTCGATGAATATATCAAATGTCTTTCTTGAGGTGAATTAAATTTCACTTGTACTATTTTATACACATTGCAACTGAAACTAATAGCTTACATAATTATTCCGACCAATAATGCAAATAGAAAAGCACAAAATGActaaaagaaatgaaaatgaaataatcTCAAAGCGTATCTAATCGTACAATCGTCGATAAGAATGAAGTAACAGTGcgtctgaaaaaaaaactggaacaaAGTATCGTCATCGTCCACATTCAGCTGACCAGTAGAACAATGCACACCATTGCAGCGTACATAAGTCCCCAGCAACGACCAACGATCGCAAAAACTCTGCCTACGGGTGGAAGCAAATCGAATTGGTCCGTGGTAAATATAAACAACGACTAAAATACTACCTCACGTAGctcgtaacacacacacaggccgTGTACCTGCGGGATGGAAGAAGTGGGCCACAGGCCCACAGTGAGCCAGTGAGTGTGTTTCATCAATATTCAACACGTGTCTTTGGCTGTCGTGCTGTGGACTTGGTGGATAAAAACAACTTTGTGGAGTAGGAGATGTTTTCCTTCGTCCGGCATTTACTTCCGGGGCCGGAACGAATCGAACTATTCCCTAATGGGTGTATGAAAAACGAAGCTGAAGTTGAGCACGTCCCAGAagagtgaaggaaaaaaaggggggtgTAATTTTCCTACTCTTTTCCAAGGGTAGGGTAGTCTTCAAACGCTTGTCCAGTCGCATGCCGATGTCGCTGTCTTTTGCAAGCCAAAGAACAACGCTTGACGGACGGTCCAGCACGAACAACACGGACGTTTGATGCAATTTTTACGCTTGATCTTGCCCAGCCGGTGCTCTGGGAAGTATAGTGGAACGTGTATCGGAAGTGGACATACTAGACAACCTagaaagagcaacaaaaaagaaaaaaaaactcagaaAGTCAAGCCCCACATTCCGTTTGATCTTTTGTTTGGATGGCCGGTGGCGGGCCAACTCTTCGTTTGCCGCATTTTCTTCATGACAGACACACTGTAAGCTGAgtgagaaaatggaaaaaacagaaaatcagaaagagagagagagagaaaaaatgtacGCCCCAGAGAAGACGGACGGCACTACTCGACGATGAAGAGAAATGTAAACAACGGTGCGAGCAATCAACAGTTTTCCGTTCCCGAATCGTTGGCAGATGTTGTAGGTAGTAGTGCACGCCCGTTGCTGGTTTCGTTGTCGTCGCCGTTGT
Proteins encoded in this region:
- the LOC118517133 gene encoding cytochrome P450 6A1-like, whose product is MFVHLLLVASLGLLWVYLHFKQRYRFWADLKVPYLEPSFPAGNVPDTLKPTIHFAHIIEKLYRKLKSRGDYVGIYFFRDPVLLVLSPEFARTILVKDFNYFIDRGVYSNEEVDPLSANLFFMEGNRWRKLRSKLAPTFTSGKLKAMFHTIVDVGNRLDQYLAERCTQEQRLDIKELLARFLTDVIGSCAFGIDCNSIDNPNSQFRVMGKRMINLPKLKALKVFFAMMFRKQARALGIRFNDKDVSDFFLNVVRDTIRYREENNVRRDDFMQLLIDMMKENGAGNGECLTFEEIAAQAFVFFFAGFETSATTITCALHLLAKHPEVQDEARKCVRDVLAKYDNTLSYDAVMEMEYIGSIINETLRMYPPVATLHRITTQPYQLPNGSILPEGIGVILPNLAFQNDPDYFPNPLDFQPERFSFKNDFKNNFSYLPFGEGPRICIGMRFGLLQTRLGLAMLVRNYSFTIDPAEAERPLRIDPINLLHGPAGEVWLNVKRIDDL
- the LOC118517145 gene encoding probable cytochrome P450 6a13, with protein sequence MLIAVVLVACFGFALLYFHFKQRYRFWSKRDVPYLEPSFPVGNVADIFSPSLHFAHLIEKLYKKLKGRGDYAGIYFFRDPVLLVLSPEFARTILVKDFNYFVDRGVYSNEQDDPLSANLFFLDGTRWRKLRSKLAPTFTSGKLKAMFHTIVDVGNRLDQHLAARCVCLQRIDIKELLARFMTDVIGSCAFGIECNTLENPDSQFRVMGKRMINLPKLKSLKVFFAMMFQKEARALGIRYNDKEMSEFFMKVVRDTIRYREAKGIRRDDFMQLLIDMMKPDGAGSGEVLTFEEIAAQAFVFFFGGFETSTTTLTCALHLLAKYPKAQRKAKKCVRSVLAKYGNELTYEAVMEMDYIQCVINETIRLYPPVATIHRMTSQPYQLPNGKILPVGVGVIISNLAFHHDPAFFPDPFAFKPERFEDKTFGKSCPSYLPFGDGPRMCIAKRFGILQTRLGLAILLRSYNFTMDESDFDRPLLIDPINLMHGPAGAVWLNVERSVEGNTNK